GTGTCACCTTCGGCCTTCAGATCGGCGGTGAAGCCGCGGAAGTCATCATGCTGATCCAAAACCAGAAGGCTCTCGACCAGTTTTACGCCACCGAATTCAAGTTGGGCGGAGACGTTTCGGTGGCCGCCGGGCCCGTCGGCGCCGGCGCCAAATCGAACATCATGGCAGACGTCCTTTCCTTCGCCAAATCCAAAGGGCTTTATGCCGGCTTGAACCTCGAGGGATCGATCATCAAGGTCAGCGACAGCTCAAACCACGCGTATTACGGACGAGCGGTGCGCCCCATCGATATTCTGGTGCGCAATGCCGTCTCCAATCCCGGGTCGGCCGAACTGCGCCAGGAGCTCGCCAACGCTGTACGCTAGCCCGTGTCCGCCGGTGGCCCTTCCCACAGGATGCCTGCGCCCTCGAGGAGCTTATCCGCTTATGAAATGGATCATGAGCCGCTGCCGTGCTACGGTTCGAGTCTCCATCCCCGACGGAGCGGCCTCCGCCCCGAAAAGCTTTTTTTATTTGCGATTGAAGGCCCTGTTCGCCCGAAATAACCCTAACCGGAAGGCCACTCATCGGTATTCTCACGATGGGGCCGGCTTGCAACCGGCATGCCGTGCAACCCCATTCGGGACGGGCACCCTCCTTAACCCCCGTCCCACATCGAGCCAGTCCTATGGATGAGACCTTCAACGAGCTCTACAAATTCGGCGATCTGCTGGTGGTTCACGGCAGGGACATTGTGGCCGCCCTGGCGATCCTGGTCATCGGGCTTATCGCGACCCAGTGGCTCATCAGACGCATTCGACAGGCGCTTCAGAAAAAAATCGCCAAGCCGCCGCTGATCAACCCTCTGATCATGAGCCTCAACATCCTGATGATCGCGCTGGTGGCCGCCCTCGCCCTGTCTTTCATCGGCGTGCCGGCCATCGTTATCCGCCGTATCCTGGTCGCTACGCTCCTGGGAGGGATCGGCCTCATCGTCCTGTTCAGACCCTACCTGCCAACGCTTCCCTACAAAGTAGGCAACACGGTCGAGATGGGCGGGTTGCTCGGAAAAGTGGAAGCCACCACCTTTCTCTACACACGCCTGCGGACCTTCGACGGCAGAACGCTCTTCATCCCCAACCGGATGGTTTTCAATGACGTCGTTTCAAACTATCACTATACCCCCACGCGGCAGATACGGCTTTATGTAACCATAGGCTACCGGGAAGACCTGCTCAAGGCCAAGACCCTTCT
Above is a window of Desulfatiglans anilini DSM 4660 DNA encoding:
- a CDS encoding mechanosensitive ion channel family protein, producing MDETFNELYKFGDLLVVHGRDIVAALAILVIGLIATQWLIRRIRQALQKKIAKPPLINPLIMSLNILMIALVAALALSFIGVPAIVIRRILVATLLGGIGLIVLFRPYLPTLPYKVGNTVEMGGLLGKVEATTFLYTRLRTFDGRTLFIPNRMVFNDVVSNYHYTPTRQIRLYVTIGYREDLLKAKTLLKRVLTADPRIQEKPAPTVYVLSLTENGVYLSARGWVENQKFFKARCELYERVKLLFDDEGIAFAHPQRDVHLDGHGGGWTEQNAPYRENPGEERR
- a CDS encoding lipid-binding SYLF domain-containing protein produces the protein MHSRGRRKVWIIAALAFVLTAGFSAPAAAETVEETGLVDKSAITVRSFMADSQMEWLQQHLKGAKAVLIIPSLVKLGFVLGGSGGSGVLLVRDEKTGSWSQPAFYMIGSVTFGLQIGGEAAEVIMLIQNQKALDQFYATEFKLGGDVSVAAGPVGAGAKSNIMADVLSFAKSKGLYAGLNLEGSIIKVSDSSNHAYYGRAVRPIDILVRNAVSNPGSAELRQELANAVR